One region of Streptomyces leeuwenhoekii genomic DNA includes:
- a CDS encoding DUF2550 domain-containing protein, which produces MVLALTVCGIVVALVVVGLFVFGLRRRLIQRSGGTFDCSLRWDAPEQGDAGGKGWAYGVARYNGDRLEWFRVFSYSPRPRRVLERDAIEVAGRRVPEGEEELALLSDSVVLACLHQGTRLELAMSEDALTGFLAWLEAAPPGQRVNVA; this is translated from the coding sequence ATGGTCCTCGCTCTGACTGTGTGCGGAATTGTCGTCGCCCTCGTGGTGGTGGGACTGTTCGTCTTCGGTCTGCGCCGCAGGCTGATCCAGCGGTCCGGTGGCACCTTCGACTGTTCCCTGCGCTGGGACGCGCCCGAGCAGGGCGACGCCGGCGGCAAGGGCTGGGCCTACGGAGTGGCCCGTTACAACGGCGACCGCCTCGAGTGGTTCCGTGTCTTCTCGTACTCCCCCCGCCCGCGCCGTGTCCTGGAACGCGACGCGATCGAGGTGGCCGGCCGCCGTGTCCCCGAGGGCGAGGAGGAGCTGGCGCTGCTGTCGGACTCCGTGGTCCTGGCCTGTCTGCACCAGGGGACCAGGCTGGAGCTGGCGATGAGCGAGGACGCGCTGACCGGCTTTCTCGCGTGGCTGGAAGCGGCCCCGCCGGGACAGCGGGTGAACGTGGCGTAG
- a CDS encoding F0F1 ATP synthase subunit epsilon encodes MAAELHVALVAADREVWSGQATLVIARTTSGDIGVMPGHQPLLGVLESGPVTIRTSDGGTVVAAVHGGFISFADDKLSLLAEIAELSDEIDVQHAERELERAKAEGDTVAERRADVRLRAAAAR; translated from the coding sequence TTGGCTGCTGAGCTGCACGTCGCGCTGGTCGCCGCCGACCGTGAGGTCTGGTCCGGCCAGGCCACCCTGGTCATCGCGCGCACCACGTCCGGCGACATCGGCGTCATGCCCGGTCACCAGCCGCTGCTCGGTGTGCTGGAGTCGGGCCCGGTGACCATCCGTACGAGCGACGGCGGGACGGTCGTCGCCGCGGTGCACGGCGGTTTCATCTCCTTCGCGGACGACAAGCTGTCGCTGCTGGCCGAGATCGCCGAGCTGTCGGACGAGATCGATGTCCAGCACGCGGAGCGGGAGCTCGAGCGCGCGAAGGCCGAGGGCGACACCGTGGCCGAGCGCCGTGCGGACGTCCGACTGCGTGCGGCGGCGGCGCGCTGA
- the atpD gene encoding F0F1 ATP synthase subunit beta, translating to MTTTVEPTAPAGVATGRVARVIGPVVDVEFPVDAMPEIYNALHVEVADPANAGELKTLTLEVAQHLGEGLVRTISMQPTDGLVRQAPVTDTGSAISVPVGDFTKGKVFNTLGEVLNVDESYDGERWPIHRKAPNFDELESKTEMFETGVKVIDLLTPYVKGGKIGLFGGAGVGKTVLIQEMIYRVANNHDGVSVFAGVGERTREGNDLIDEMSESGVIDKTALVFGQMDEPPGTRLRVALAGLTMAEYFRDVQKQDVLFFIDNIFRFTQAGSEVSTLLGRMPSAVGYQPNLADEMGLLQERITSTRGHSITSMQAIYVPADDLTDPAPATTFAHLDATTVLSRPISEKGIYPAVDPLDSTSRILDPRYISADHYNAAMRVKNILQKYKDLQDIIAILGIDELGEEDKLVVHRARRVERFLSQNTHVAKQFTGVDGSDVPLDESIAAFNAICDGEYDHFPEQAFFMCGGIEDLKKNAKELGVS from the coding sequence ATGACCACCACTGTTGAGCCGACCGCTCCTGCTGGCGTGGCCACTGGCCGCGTCGCGCGGGTCATCGGCCCGGTCGTCGACGTGGAGTTCCCCGTCGACGCGATGCCGGAGATCTACAACGCGCTGCACGTCGAGGTGGCCGACCCGGCCAACGCCGGCGAGCTGAAGACGCTGACCCTGGAGGTCGCCCAGCACCTGGGCGAGGGCCTGGTCCGCACCATCTCCATGCAGCCCACCGACGGTCTGGTCCGCCAGGCCCCGGTGACCGACACGGGCTCGGCCATCTCCGTCCCGGTCGGCGACTTCACCAAGGGCAAGGTGTTCAACACCCTCGGTGAGGTGCTGAACGTCGACGAGAGCTACGACGGCGAGCGCTGGCCGATCCACCGCAAGGCGCCCAACTTCGACGAGCTCGAGTCGAAGACCGAGATGTTCGAGACCGGCGTCAAGGTCATCGACCTGCTGACCCCGTACGTCAAGGGCGGCAAGATCGGTCTGTTCGGTGGCGCCGGCGTCGGCAAGACGGTGCTCATCCAGGAGATGATCTACCGCGTCGCCAACAACCACGACGGTGTGTCGGTGTTCGCGGGCGTCGGTGAGCGCACCCGTGAGGGCAACGACCTCATCGACGAGATGAGCGAGTCGGGCGTCATCGACAAGACCGCGCTGGTCTTCGGCCAGATGGACGAGCCCCCGGGCACCCGTCTGCGCGTGGCGCTTGCCGGTCTGACGATGGCGGAGTACTTCCGCGACGTCCAGAAGCAGGACGTGCTGTTCTTCATCGACAACATCTTCCGCTTCACCCAGGCCGGCTCCGAGGTGTCGACCCTGCTCGGCCGTATGCCCTCCGCGGTGGGTTACCAGCCGAACCTGGCCGACGAGATGGGTCTCCTCCAGGAGCGCATCACCTCGACCCGCGGTCACTCGATCACCTCGATGCAGGCGATCTACGTCCCCGCGGACGACCTGACCGACCCGGCCCCGGCCACCACCTTCGCCCACCTCGACGCGACGACGGTTCTGTCCCGTCCGATCTCCGAGAAGGGCATCTACCCGGCCGTGGACCCGCTGGACTCCACGTCCCGGATCCTGGACCCGCGCTACATCTCGGCGGACCACTACAACGCCGCGATGCGCGTGAAGAACATCCTGCAGAAGTACAAGGACCTGCAGGACATCATCGCGATCCTCGGTATCGACGAGCTCGGCGAGGAGGACAAGCTCGTCGTCCACCGTGCCCGTCGCGTGGAGCGCTTCCTGTCCCAGAACACCCACGTCGCCAAGCAGTTCACCGGCGTGGACGGGTCGGACGTGCCGCTGGACGAGTCGATCGCCGCGTTCAACGCGATCTGCGACGGTGAGTACGACCACTTCCCCGAGCAGGCGTTCTTCATGTGCGGTGGTATCGAGGACCTGAAGAAGAACGCGAAGGAGCTGGGCGTCTCCTGA
- a CDS encoding F0F1 ATP synthase subunit gamma — MGAQLRVYKRRIRSVTATKKITKAMEMIAASRVVKAQRKVAASTPYARELTRAVTAVGTGSNTRHALTTEAENPTRAAVLLLTSDRGLAGAFNSNAIKAAEQLTERLEREGKQVDTYIVGRRGVAHYNFRERKIAESFTGFTDEPTYADAKKIAAPLIEAIQQETADGGVDELHIVYTEFVSMMTQTAVDSRMLPLRLEEVAEETAPKGEILPLYDFEPSAEDVLDALLPRYVESRIYNALLQSAASKHAATRRAMKSATDNAGELINTLSRLANAARQAEITQEISEIVGGASALADATAGSDN, encoded by the coding sequence ATGGGAGCTCAGCTCCGGGTCTACAAGCGTCGCATCCGATCCGTCACCGCGACCAAGAAGATCACGAAGGCGATGGAGATGATCGCCGCCTCGCGCGTCGTCAAGGCGCAGCGCAAGGTGGCGGCGTCCACGCCGTACGCGCGGGAACTGACCCGCGCGGTCACGGCGGTCGGTACCGGTTCGAACACCAGGCATGCGCTGACCACGGAGGCGGAGAACCCGACCCGTGCCGCGGTTCTGCTCCTCACGAGCGACCGCGGCCTGGCCGGCGCCTTCAACTCCAACGCCATCAAGGCGGCGGAGCAGCTCACCGAGCGCCTGGAGCGCGAGGGCAAGCAGGTCGACACGTACATCGTCGGCCGGCGGGGTGTCGCCCACTACAACTTCCGTGAGCGCAAGATCGCGGAGTCGTTCACGGGCTTCACCGACGAGCCGACGTACGCGGACGCCAAGAAGATCGCGGCCCCGCTGATCGAGGCCATCCAGCAGGAGACGGCGGACGGCGGCGTGGACGAACTCCACATCGTCTACACCGAGTTCGTCTCGATGATGACGCAGACGGCGGTCGACTCCCGGATGCTTCCGCTGCGCCTCGAAGAAGTCGCGGAGGAGACCGCCCCCAAGGGCGAGATCCTCCCGCTGTACGACTTCGAGCCCTCGGCGGAGGACGTCCTCGACGCCCTGCTGCCGCGCTACGTGGAAAGCCGGATCTACAACGCGCTGCTCCAGTCGGCCGCTTCGAAGCACGCCGCCACGCGGCGCGCGATGAAGTCGGCCACCGACAACGCGGGCGAGCTGATCAACACGCTCTCCCGTCTTGCCAACGCGGCCCGCCAGGCCGAAATCACCCAGGAAATCAGCGAGATCGTCGGTGGCGCGAGCGCCCTGGCCGACGCGACCGCGGGGAGTGACAACTAA
- the atpA gene encoding F0F1 ATP synthase subunit alpha — protein MAELTIRPEEIRDALENFVQSYKPDAASREEVGTVTLAGDGIAKVEGLPSAMANELLKFEDGTLGLALNLEEREIGAIVLGEFSGIEEGQPVTRTGEVLSVAVGEGYLGRVVDPLGNPIDGLGEIETEGRRALELQAPTVMQRKSVHEPMETGYKAVDAMTPIGRGQRQLIIGDRQTGKTALAVDTIINQRDNWRTGDPKKQVRCIYVAIGQKGSTIASVRRALEENGALEYTTIVAAPASDPAGFKYLAPYTGSAIGQHWMYQGKHVLIIFDDLSKQADAYRAVSLLLRRPPGREAYPGDVFYLHSRLLERCAKLSDDMGAGSMTGLPIVETKANDVSAFIPTNVISITDGQCFLESDLFNAGQRPALNVGISVSRVGGSAQHKAMRQVSGRLRVDLAQFRELEAFAAFGSDLDAASKAQLERGQRMVELLKQNQYEPMATEDQVVSIWAGTTGRMDDVPVADVRRFEKELLDYLHRKEQGLMTSIREGAKMSDDTIQAIADAVAEFKKQFETSDGKLLGEEASAAPKATSASK, from the coding sequence ATGGCGGAGCTCACGATCCGGCCGGAGGAGATCCGGGACGCGCTGGAGAACTTCGTCCAGTCGTACAAGCCGGACGCGGCCTCGCGCGAGGAGGTCGGTACGGTCACCCTTGCCGGCGACGGCATCGCGAAGGTCGAGGGTCTCCCCTCGGCCATGGCCAACGAGCTGCTGAAGTTCGAGGACGGCACCCTCGGCCTCGCCCTCAACCTCGAGGAGCGCGAGATCGGTGCCATCGTCCTCGGTGAGTTCAGCGGTATCGAGGAGGGTCAGCCGGTCACCCGCACCGGCGAGGTCCTGTCCGTCGCCGTGGGCGAGGGCTACCTCGGCCGTGTGGTCGACCCGCTCGGCAACCCGATCGACGGCCTCGGCGAGATCGAGACCGAGGGCCGCCGCGCCCTCGAACTGCAGGCCCCCACGGTCATGCAGCGCAAGTCGGTGCACGAGCCGATGGAGACGGGCTACAAGGCCGTCGACGCCATGACCCCGATCGGCCGTGGTCAGCGTCAGCTGATCATCGGCGACCGCCAGACCGGCAAGACCGCCCTGGCCGTCGACACGATCATCAACCAGCGTGACAACTGGCGCACCGGCGACCCGAAGAAGCAGGTCCGCTGCATCTACGTCGCCATCGGCCAGAAGGGCTCCACCATCGCGTCGGTCCGCCGCGCGCTGGAGGAGAACGGCGCGCTGGAGTACACGACCATCGTCGCCGCCCCGGCGTCCGACCCGGCCGGCTTCAAGTACCTGGCGCCGTACACCGGCTCGGCCATCGGCCAGCACTGGATGTACCAGGGCAAGCACGTCCTGATCATCTTCGACGACCTGTCGAAGCAGGCCGACGCCTACCGCGCGGTGTCCCTGCTGCTGCGCCGCCCGCCGGGCCGCGAGGCCTACCCGGGTGACGTCTTCTACCTGCACTCCCGGCTGCTGGAGCGCTGCGCCAAGCTCTCCGACGACATGGGTGCCGGCTCGATGACCGGTCTGCCGATCGTCGAGACCAAGGCCAACGACGTCTCGGCGTTCATCCCGACCAACGTCATCTCCATCACCGACGGCCAGTGCTTCCTGGAGTCGGACCTGTTCAACGCCGGTCAGCGCCCCGCGCTGAACGTCGGTATCTCCGTCTCCCGAGTCGGTGGTTCCGCGCAGCACAAGGCGATGCGCCAGGTCTCCGGCCGTCTGCGTGTCGACCTCGCCCAGTTCCGTGAGCTGGAGGCGTTCGCCGCCTTCGGTTCCGACCTGGACGCCGCGTCGAAGGCGCAGCTCGAGCGTGGTCAGCGCATGGTCGAGCTGCTGAAGCAGAACCAGTACGAGCCGATGGCCACCGAGGACCAGGTCGTCTCGATCTGGGCCGGTACCACGGGCCGTATGGACGACGTGCCGGTCGCCGACGTCCGCCGCTTCGAGAAGGAGCTGCTGGACTACCTGCACCGCAAGGAGCAGGGTCTGATGACCTCCATCAGGGAGGGCGCCAAGATGTCCGACGACACGATCCAGGCGATCGCGGACGCCGTGGCGGAGTTCAAGAAGCAGTTCGAGACGAGCGACGGCAAGCTGCTCGGCGAGGAAGCCTCGGCCGCTCCGAAGGCGACCAGCGCCTCCAAGTGA
- a CDS encoding F0F1 ATP synthase subunit delta — protein sequence MNGASREALAAARERLDALTDSTSVDAARLADELAAVTALLDREVSLRRVLTDPAQAGEAKAELVQRLLAAQVSGPAADLVSGMVRTRWSQSRDLVDALEELASTADLTAAQKDGTLDDVEDELFRFSRIVSGSTELRAALTDRTATASAKAALMHSLLGGRAKPGTERLVTRLVTAPRGRSLESGLESLSKLAAERRNRMVAVVTSAVPLSDTQKRRLGATLAKLYGRPMHLSLDVDPEVLGGIRVQVGDEVINGSIADRLEDASRRMAS from the coding sequence ATGAACGGAGCGAGCCGCGAGGCCCTGGCAGCCGCGCGTGAGCGTCTCGACGCGCTGACGGACTCCACGTCCGTGGACGCGGCGCGGCTCGCCGACGAGCTGGCCGCCGTCACCGCGCTGCTCGACCGCGAGGTGTCGCTGCGTCGGGTCCTGACCGACCCGGCGCAGGCCGGCGAGGCCAAGGCCGAGCTGGTCCAGCGCCTGCTCGCCGCCCAGGTCAGCGGCCCGGCCGCCGACCTGGTGTCGGGCATGGTGCGTACCCGCTGGTCGCAGTCGCGCGACCTGGTGGACGCGCTGGAGGAGCTGGCGAGCACCGCCGACCTCACCGCCGCGCAGAAGGACGGCACGCTCGACGACGTCGAGGACGAGCTGTTCCGGTTCAGCCGGATCGTCTCCGGCAGCACCGAACTGCGGGCCGCGCTGACCGACCGCACGGCCACGGCCTCGGCCAAGGCCGCGCTGATGCACAGCCTGCTCGGCGGCCGGGCCAAGCCGGGCACCGAGCGTCTGGTCACGCGCCTCGTCACCGCGCCGCGGGGACGTAGCCTTGAGTCAGGACTGGAGTCCCTGTCCAAGCTCGCCGCCGAGCGGCGGAACCGCATGGTCGCCGTCGTCACCTCGGCGGTACCGCTGAGCGACACCCAGAAGCGGCGCCTGGGCGCCACCCTGGCCAAGCTCTACGGCCGCCCGATGCACCTCAGCCTCGACGTGGACCCCGAGGTCCTCGGCGGGATCCGGGTGCAGGTCGGCGACGAGGTCATCAACGGTTCCATCGCGGACCGCCTCGAGGACGCCAGCCGCCGCATGGCGAGCTAG